GAAACCTGCTTTGTAAACCTAATCGAGCCACATGATACTGTTCTTATTTTAAAAAATGGTGTATTTGGAAACCGCATGTTCGATGTAGCAACTCGCCTTGGTGCAGAAGTAGATGCTGTTGATGCTCCATGGGGAAAGCCAATTGACCCAGAAATGGTCAAAAAGCAACTAGAAAAGAAAAAGTACAAGATTGTTGCAATTGTCCACGCTGAGACCTCTACCGGTGTTAGAAACCCAATTCAAGAAGTAGCGAAGCTGGTCCATCAAACTGATGCACTATACCTTGTAGATGCAGTAACCAGTTTGGGAGGTATCCCGGTCCCTACGGACGAACTGGGCATTGATGCACTATATAGTGGGACACAGAAGTGCTTGTCTTGCCCTCCCGGTCTATCTCCAGTGTCTTTCTCAGAAAAAGCAGTGAAAGCAATAACCAACAGAAAAACCAAAGTGCCCAACTGGTACCTTGATATGAATATGATCATCCAGTATTGGAACGGAGCAAAGAGAGTATATCATCATACTGCTCCCATAAACATGCTCTATGGGTTGTATCAATCACTCTACCTGATTCTTGAAGAAGGTTTGGATGCTGTGTATGCAAGACATATGAAATACCACAACATGTTGGCTCAAGAACTTGAAGGTATTGGTCTTGCAATGCTCGTTGCGCCCGAATTCAGACTTCCAATGTTAAATGCAGTGATAGTACCTGAAGGAGTCGATGAAGCTAAAGTCCGTAACGACTTGCGAAATACATACAATATTGAAATTGGTGCTGGACTTGGTGATTTGGCTGGAAAGATCTTTCGGATTGGTCTTATGGGACACACAGCAAGAGAGGAAAATGTAGTTAAGGTTGTTTCCGCATTGAAAGAATTGATCTAAGAAACAGTCATATTTCAGCAACTATCTGCTGTTAAAGCTGCAGATAGTTTAATTGTGTGTAACCATGACAGTGATTAAGTAATTGTCAGGCTAAAAAAACCTGAAATGTCCAATACCATTATGTTCTGAATATATAAGACAGAGTATTACAGATTCTCCTTACAATATATATGCATGCATTTCACGTTACCTTTAGTCTGCACGAATAGCTCCTTTAACAATAGTTGTTTTCCTACCCAATCACCACCTTGTTGACCTCTCCCCTATGCTCGGATGCGAAGGTAAATGCCTCCACTACCTGGTCGAAGGGGAACCGATGAGAGATGATACCTTCAACTGAGAGAGCCTTGGAAGCCAAGAGAGACAGTACTGGGCCAAAAGTATTGCAGTAGCGGTTCACTCCCCTGACATCCAGCTCTTTCTCGATGACTGTCTCCATGGAGAAGGGAAAAGAGGAAACCTCTGGCCAACCGACCAGAACAATCACCCCACCCCGCTTTGCAAGAAATGGTGTGGATGCAGCTCCTTTGCTGGAGCCGGAGGTGTCAAACACAACATCAACACCTCTTCCCCCGGTTAAGGAATGAATCTGCTCAGTTGTAGAGTCTTTCCCTGCATGAATAACACCATCAGCCCCCAGTTCCTTCGCTTTTTCCAGGCGGGAATCAAACACATCAATCATGAATATCTTACTTGCCCCAAAAGAGCGGGCAACCAGCATGGTGAT
The sequence above is drawn from the uncultured Sphaerochaeta sp. genome and encodes:
- a CDS encoding alanine--glyoxylate aminotransferase family protein, which encodes MKNLLDRVGTITLMGPGPSCVTDEVYRAMSLPTLGHMDSEFIKIMDGIKEMLQKVMATQNRLTVPISGTGSAGMETCFVNLIEPHDTVLILKNGVFGNRMFDVATRLGAEVDAVDAPWGKPIDPEMVKKQLEKKKYKIVAIVHAETSTGVRNPIQEVAKLVHQTDALYLVDAVTSLGGIPVPTDELGIDALYSGTQKCLSCPPGLSPVSFSEKAVKAITNRKTKVPNWYLDMNMIIQYWNGAKRVYHHTAPINMLYGLYQSLYLILEEGLDAVYARHMKYHNMLAQELEGIGLAMLVAPEFRLPMLNAVIVPEGVDEAKVRNDLRNTYNIEIGAGLGDLAGKIFRIGLMGHTAREENVVKVVSALKELI